In Xyrauchen texanus isolate HMW12.3.18 chromosome 45, RBS_HiC_50CHRs, whole genome shotgun sequence, a single window of DNA contains:
- the gpr85 gene encoding probable G protein-coupled receptor 85 — MIPSPSMANYSHAGDHNNILQNVSPLATFLKLTSLGFIIGVGVVGNLLISILLVKDKSLHRAPYYFLLDLCASDILRSAICFPFVFTSVKNGSAWTYGTLTCKVIAFLGVLSCFHTAFMLFCVSVTRYLAIAHHRFYTKRLTFWTCLAVICMVWTLSVAMAFPPVLDVGTYSFIREEDQCTFQHRSFRANDSLGFMLLLALILLATQLVYLKLIFFVHDRRKMKPVQFVPAVSQNWTFHGPGASGQAAANWLAGFGRGPTPPTLLGIRQNSNAAGRRRLLVLDEFKTEKRISRMFYIITFFFLSLWGPYLVACYWRVFARGPVIPGGYLTAAVWMSFAQAGVNPFICIFSNRELRRCFSTTLLYCRKSRLPREPYCVI; from the coding sequence ATGATCCCTTCTCCATCTATGGCGAACTATAGCCATGCAGGGGACCACAACAACATCTTGCAAAATGTCTCTCCGCTCGCCACGTTCCTTAAATTGACCTCACTGGGCTTTATCATCGGTGTCGGCGTGGTCGGAAACCTCCTAATCTCCATACTACTGGTCAAAGACAAGAGCCTCCATCGAGCACCCTACTACTTCCTGCTGGACCTCTGTGCTTCAGACATCCTCCGCTCAGCCATCTGCTTCCCGTTCGTGTTCACATCCGTCAAGAATGGCTCGGCCTGGACGTATGGCACGCTGACATGCAAAGTAATCGCCTTTCTGGGTGTGCTGTCCTGTTTCCACACTGCCTTCATGCTGTTCTGCGTCAGCGTCACGCGATACCTGGCGATTGCCCACCATCGCTTTTACACCAAGCGGCTGACGTTCTGGACCTGCCTGGCGGTCATATGCATGGTATGGACGCTGTCGGTCGCCATGGCCTTTCCGCCGGTGCTGGACGTGGGAACCTACTCCTTCATCCGCGAAGAGGACCAGTGCACGTTCCAGCACCGCTCCTTTCGTGCCAATGACTCGCTGGGCTTCATGCTGCTCCTTGCACTCATACTCCTGGCCACCCAGCTCGTCTACCTCAAGCTCATATTTTTCGTCCACGACCGCCGAAAGATGAAGCCGGTCCAGTTCGTGCCCGCCGTCAGCCAGAACTGGACTTTCCATGGCCCGGGGGCGAGCGGCCAGGCGGCGGCGAACTGGCTGGCCGGGTTCGGCCGAGGCCCGACACCTCCGACCCTGCTGGGAATTCGGCAGAACAGCAATGCGGCGGGCCGCAGGCGTCTGCTGGTGCTGGACGAGTTTAAGACTGAAAAGAGGATAAGCAGGATGTTCTACATCATTACCTTCTTCTTCCTGAGCCTGTGGGGACCCTACCTGGTTGCCTGTTACTGGAGGGTGTTCGCCAGGGGCCCGGTTATACCGGGTGGCTACCTGACGGCAGCCGTGTGGATGAGCTTCGCTCAGGCGGGAGTCAACCCCTTCATCTGCATATTCTCCAACAGGGAGCTCAGAAGATGCTTCAGCACTACACTCCTCTACTGCAGAAAATCCAGGTTACCTAGGGAACCCTACTGTGTTATATGA